The sequence below is a genomic window from Chryseobacterium foetidum.
AGTTACCGAGACCGTAAAACCGTGGACCCGCTGGTGGTGGATGGGAAGCGCAGTTGACGAAAAAGGTTTGGACAAACAACTGACAACCCTAAATAAAGCTGGTTTCGGAGGCGTTGAAATTGTTCCGATTTACGGTGCAAAAGGTTTCGAAAACACTTACATCAATTATCTTTCTCCGGCTTGGATGAAAATGTTGGAGTTCACGACCAGTAAAGCAAAAAGCTTAAATATGAGCGTCGATATGTCTGTGGGAACGGGCTGGCCGATTGGCGGACCGCAAGTCAGTGAAAATGATGCGGCGACCAAAATGATTGTTCAGACGTATGAGATTCAACCGAATGAAAAATTCTCAGAAAAAATTGTTCTGAAAGACGAAAAACAGAAGAATTTAAAGACAATAAAACTTGATATTGTAACCGCTTACAATGACAAGAATGAGGCAACTGTTTTAACAGATAAAATCAATGCTGACGGAACTTTAAACTGGAAACCGACATCAGGAAAGTGGACAATCTACGCCGTTTTTGTTGGTAAAACTTTACAGAAGGTTAAACGTGCGGCTCCAGGCGGCGAAGGCTTTACTTTAGACCATTTTTCGCCCACTGCAACAAAAGATTATCTGAAAACTTTCGATAAAGCTTTTGGAAATTCAAATTATGGAATCCGTTCTTTTTTCAACGACAGTTATGAAGTTTATAATGCCGACTGGACACCGGATTTTAAAGAGGAATTTCATAAAAGACGGGGTTATGATTTAAGTCCGTACATCAAATATTTGGTGGGCAATGAGGAAAACGAAATCGCTGCGAGAATAAAATCGGATTACAGAGAAACGTTGAGTGACTTGATTTTAAATCGTTTTACCAAAGATTTTACCAATTGGGCACATTCCAAAAACTCCAAAAATACCAATCAGGCACACGGTTCGCCTGGGAATTTATTGGATTTATATGCAGCGGTCGATATTCCCGAATCTGAAACTTTCGGAAGTACACCGTTCGATATTTTAGGTTTGAAAAGAGACAGCGCCGACATTCAAAAATCGGATGTTCCCGATATTAATATGTTGAAGTTTTCTTCTTCGGCAGCCAATGTAATGGGCAAAAAACTGATTTCAAATGAAACTTTTACGTGGCTGACAGAGCATTTCAAAACTTCGTGGTCACAGGCAAAACCGGAAGTGGAGCAGGTTTTTTTGTCAGGAATCAATCACGTTTTTTACCACGGAACAACCTACACGCCGGCGGACGTAAAATTTCCGGGATGGCTGTTTTATGCATCGACCAATTTTGTGCCCGAGAACAGTTTGTGGCCACAGTTGAGTGGACTCAATTCTTATGTTGCACGCACGCAAAGTGTGTTGCAGAGCGGAAAATCAGATAACGAACTGTTGATTTACTGGCCAGTTTACGACCAGTGGGCGAGTCCGAAAGGGAAAGATGTTGCCTTTAAAATTCACAATATTGAAAAGTGGTTACAGCCTACAGAATTTTATAAAAACCTCGATAAATTGGGCAAATCCGGATATTCTCTGGATATGGTTTCCGACAGAATGATTAGCGAGGCGAAATTTGATAACCAAAATATTCAGGTTTTAAAAGAGGGTGGTTCGTACAAAGTTTTAATCATTCCTCAATTAAATTATTTACCAGAATCTACCTTAAAAAATATTTTAAATTTAGCTCAAAACGGCGCATCCATCATATTTCAGAACGAGCCGAAAAATATTCCGGGATATTTTGAAGCCGAAAAAAGAAAAACGGAACTGCAGAATTTGTGGAAATCAATTCCTTTTCAGCAAAATGGAAATGTGAAATCGGCAATATTCGGAAAAGGAAAAATTATCCTCACTTCGGATGTTGAAAAAGGTTTGGAATATTTAAAAATTGAGAGAGAAAAACTGACCGACACCGGACTGAAATTCGTGAGAAGAAAATTTGATGGCGGAAAATATTATTACATCGTCAACAACACTTCAAAGGAAATCAATCAGAATATTCCGTTGAATTTTGTTGGGAAACAGGTCGCTTTGATGAATCCTGAAAATGGAGACTTTGGAATTGCCGACACTCAAAATAATTCAGTGAAAATTCAGTTGAAATCCGGTGAATCTTTAATTATAAAAGCTTCCGAAACCGCAGATAATTCTGTTGCAAAATGGAAATATGTTGAAAAAACAGACGCACC
It includes:
- a CDS encoding glycosyl hydrolase; translation: MKIKNIVSISILCFVIGNLSAQNPWPTVTETVKPWTRWWWMGSAVDEKGLDKQLTTLNKAGFGGVEIVPIYGAKGFENTYINYLSPAWMKMLEFTTSKAKSLNMSVDMSVGTGWPIGGPQVSENDAATKMIVQTYEIQPNEKFSEKIVLKDEKQKNLKTIKLDIVTAYNDKNEATVLTDKINADGTLNWKPTSGKWTIYAVFVGKTLQKVKRAAPGGEGFTLDHFSPTATKDYLKTFDKAFGNSNYGIRSFFNDSYEVYNADWTPDFKEEFHKRRGYDLSPYIKYLVGNEENEIAARIKSDYRETLSDLILNRFTKDFTNWAHSKNSKNTNQAHGSPGNLLDLYAAVDIPESETFGSTPFDILGLKRDSADIQKSDVPDINMLKFSSSAANVMGKKLISNETFTWLTEHFKTSWSQAKPEVEQVFLSGINHVFYHGTTYTPADVKFPGWLFYASTNFVPENSLWPQLSGLNSYVARTQSVLQSGKSDNELLIYWPVYDQWASPKGKDVAFKIHNIEKWLQPTEFYKNLDKLGKSGYSLDMVSDRMISEAKFDNQNIQVLKEGGSYKVLIIPQLNYLPESTLKNILNLAQNGASIIFQNEPKNIPGYFEAEKRKTELQNLWKSIPFQQNGNVKSAIFGKGKIILTSDVEKGLEYLKIEREKLTDTGLKFVRRKFDGGKYYYIVNNTSKEINQNIPLNFVGKQVALMNPENGDFGIADTQNNSVKIQLKSGESLIIKASETADNSVAKWKYVEKTDAPIVLNQPWQLTFKDGGPELPKSRTLKKLQPWTNFTEDAQTQSFSGTGVYTTTLKLKKKNADDYLLKFDKLYESATVIVNGKEAGIVWSNPFEINVGKYLKKGKNTIQIEVSNLMANRIRYMDQNKIEWRNYHEINFVNINYKPFDASNWKVQPSGMDGEIQLIPIHYSK